A single region of the Anguilla anguilla isolate fAngAng1 chromosome 17, fAngAng1.pri, whole genome shotgun sequence genome encodes:
- the LOC118216467 gene encoding riboflavin-binding protein-like: MGGTKDSMPLMVVAYVSAVLIGCAWSWEGACLQDGWHKPKPGPEPNLRDCALYRENSCCSQEHIEDISGYPAAMMGNESWDWCGSLSPSCESFLKRVACFLRCSPDAMLWALVHPPDTIQATPLCRSFCTNWFEACKNDMTCARNWTTDWAGVNCTGPCVPFHQMYKDESDLCNHMMGDAFMTVEDQEDVGDGGPCCLTLSVSDRAVINSMQGGKGGASVPKTTQKGPRPVRSCHRLLPPQARKGGKNAAVSKRSVAKDDAEGSGSGF, translated from the exons ATGGGCGGCACAAAAGACTCAATGCCTTTAATGGTGGTCGCATATGTATCGGCTGTACTGATCGGTTGCGCATGGAGCTGGGAAGGGGCATGCCTGCAAGACGGTTGGCACAAACCCAAGCCCGGTCCGGAGCCAAATCTGAGAGACTGCGCGCTGTACCGAGAGA ATTCCTGCTGTTCTCAGGAGCACATTGAAGATATTTCAGGCTACCCAGCTGCCATGATGGGCAATGAGTCTTGGGATTGGTGTGGATCTCTTAGCCCGAG ttgTGAAAGCTTCCTGAAGCGTGTGGCTTGTTTCCTCCGATGCTCCCCAGATGCCATGCTGTGGGCCCTCGTCCACCCCCCAGACACCATTCAGGCCACACCCCTCTGCCGCAGCTTCTGTACAAACTG GTTTGAGGCTTGCAAGAATGACATGACATGCGCAAGGAACTGGACAACCGACTGGGCGGGAGTCAACTGTACAGGGCCCTGTGTGCCTTTCCATCAG ATGTACAAGGACGAGAGTGACCTGTGCAACCACATGATGGGGGATGCTTTCATGACAGTGGAGGACCAGGAGGATGTGGGAGATGGAGGACCTTGCTGCCTGACCCTGAGCGTCTCTGACAGGGCAGTTATCAATTCTATGCAGGGAGGCAAGGGGGGCGCCAGCGTGCCGAAGACCACCCAGAAAGGCCCCCGTCCCGTCAGGTCCTGCCACCGCCTGCTGCCCCCACAGGCTCGGAAGGGAGGTAAAAATGCAGCTGTGAGCAAACGCTCTGTCGCCAAGGATGACGCAGAAGGCAGCGGCAGTGGGTTCTAG
- the zgc:162612 gene encoding LOW QUALITY PROTEIN: forkhead box transcription factor (The sequence of the model RefSeq protein was modified relative to this genomic sequence to represent the inferred CDS: inserted 2 bases in 1 codon): MILDTEPMEESYIDVVGDENKDVRKQQQHLSLPVREVKNGLVFRSRAASLSPKHREAERDDGSPSTTCANVGRRGPAVKPPYSYIALITMAILQSPKKRLTLGEICDFISNRFVYYRDKFPAWQNSIRHNLSLNDCFVKIPREPGNPGKGNYWTLDPNSSNMFENGSFLRRRKRFKRQSRFGMLTEQVLDHSGLPIFSYGTYASAAACMQLPGPNIYPLGVHHHSNSPCTFTTQPVRNILPALSTLFSRNSLGAKGFDPASIAFEHLTTNRCAFTSTLLPNSPFLSTAPVQPTAPPXILSATQEYQKTLRSNSDLTVKNFRDS; this comes from the exons ATGATATTGGACACTGAACCCATGGAAGAATCCTACATCGACGTCGTGGGAGACGAAAACAAGGACGtcagaaaacagcagcagcacttgTCTTTACCTGTGAGGGAGGTGAAGAACGGGCTGGTGTTTCGATCGCGCGCTGCGTCACTATCTCCAAAACATCGAGAAGCTGAGAGGGACGACGGCAGCCCCTCGACGACTTGTGCAAATGTGGGCAGACGAGGTCCGGCAGTGAAGCCTCCGTACTCCTACATCGCACTGATCACCATGGCTATCCTCCAGAGCCCAAAAAAGCGCCTCACCCTCGGTGAAATATGTGACTTCATCAGCAACCGTTTCGTCTACTATAGAGACAAGTTCCCGGCCTGGCAGAATTCAATCCGACACAACCTATCGCTCAACGACTGCTTCGTAAAAATACCACGAGAGCCTGGGAACCCTGGGAAAGGTAACTATTGGACACTGGACCCTAATTCCTCGAACATGTTCGAAAACGGGAGCTTTCTGCGTAGGAGAAAGCGCTTCAAGCGGCAGTCGCGATTCGGAATGCTGACGGAACAAGTGTTGGACCACAGTGGGCTGCCCATTTTCAGCTACGGTACTTACGCCTCTGCCGCGGCGTGTATGCAGCTCCCTGGTCCGAACATATATCCTCTTGGCGTGCACCACCATTCCAACTCGCCGTGCACTTTCACCACCCAACCTGTTCGGAACATCTTACCGGCGCTGTCTACTCTTTTTTCCCGTAATTCCTTAGGTGCCAAGGGCTTTGACCCTGCGTCCATAGCCTTTGAGCATCTTACAACAAACCGTTGCGCATTCACCTCGACATTACTACCCAATTCTCCGTTCCTGTCCACCGCGCCGGTCCAACCCACGGCGCCTCC CATCTTGTCGGCTACACAGGAGTACCAGAAAACTCTCCGCAGCAACTCCGATCTGACAGTTAAAAACTTCAGAGACAGTTAG